A single region of the Aquipuribacter hungaricus genome encodes:
- the atpA gene encoding F0F1 ATP synthase subunit alpha yields MSELTIRPEEIRDALDEFVRSYEPTGASTEEVGRVTDAGDGIAHVEGLPGVMANELVRFGDEAGTLGLALNLDVREIGVVVLGQFTGIEEGLEVRRTGEVLSVPVGDGYLGRVVDPLGTPIDGLGEIVPETRRALELQAAGVMDRQEVRQPLQTGIKAIDAMTPIGRGQRQLLIGDRQTGKTAVAIDTIINQKANWESGDPSKQVRCIYVAIGQKGSTISGVRGALQDAGALEYTTIVAAPASDPAGFKYLAPYTGSAIGQHWMYAGKHVLIIFDDLSKQAEAYRSVSLLLRRPPGREAYPGDVFYLHSRLLERCAKLSDEMGGGSMTGLPMIETKANDVSAFIPTNVISITDGQCFFESDLFNANVRPAINVGISVSRVGGAAQVKAMKSVSGSLRTYLAQYRALEAFAMFASDLDAASRAQLARGERLVELLKQPQYTPYPVEEQVVSIWAGTTGKLDDVPAEDVLRFEQEFIDHLRRHQLVLPAIRETGKLEDDAIAELERAVTEVKQGFRGGKGQAIGAPGHDDEVSAIDEDDVNQEQIVRQKR; encoded by the coding sequence ATGTCCGAGCTCACCATCCGTCCGGAGGAGATCCGCGACGCGCTCGACGAGTTCGTCCGGTCCTACGAGCCCACCGGCGCCTCGACCGAGGAGGTCGGCCGCGTCACCGACGCCGGCGACGGCATCGCCCACGTCGAGGGCCTGCCCGGCGTCATGGCCAACGAGCTCGTCCGCTTCGGCGACGAGGCCGGCACCCTCGGCCTCGCGCTGAACCTCGACGTCCGCGAGATCGGTGTCGTCGTGCTGGGCCAGTTCACCGGCATCGAGGAGGGCCTCGAGGTCCGCCGCACCGGCGAGGTGCTCTCGGTCCCCGTCGGCGACGGCTACCTCGGCCGGGTCGTGGACCCGCTGGGCACCCCGATCGACGGCCTCGGCGAGATCGTCCCCGAGACCCGCCGCGCCCTGGAGCTGCAGGCCGCCGGCGTCATGGACCGCCAGGAGGTCCGCCAGCCCCTGCAGACCGGGATCAAGGCCATCGACGCGATGACCCCGATCGGCCGCGGCCAGCGCCAGCTGCTCATCGGCGACCGCCAGACCGGCAAGACCGCGGTGGCGATCGACACGATCATCAACCAGAAGGCCAACTGGGAGTCCGGCGACCCCAGCAAGCAGGTCCGCTGCATCTACGTCGCCATCGGCCAGAAGGGCTCGACCATCTCCGGCGTGCGCGGTGCGCTGCAGGACGCGGGCGCGCTGGAGTACACCACCATCGTCGCGGCCCCCGCCTCGGACCCCGCGGGCTTCAAGTACCTCGCCCCGTACACCGGCTCGGCCATCGGCCAGCACTGGATGTACGCCGGCAAGCACGTCCTCATCATCTTCGACGACCTGTCCAAGCAGGCCGAGGCCTACCGCTCGGTGTCCCTGCTGCTGCGCCGCCCGCCGGGCCGCGAGGCCTACCCCGGCGACGTCTTCTACCTGCACTCCCGCCTGCTGGAGCGCTGCGCGAAGCTGTCGGACGAGATGGGCGGCGGCTCGATGACCGGCCTGCCGATGATCGAGACGAAGGCCAACGACGTGTCGGCCTTCATCCCGACCAACGTCATCTCGATCACCGACGGCCAGTGCTTCTTCGAGTCCGACCTGTTCAACGCCAACGTCCGCCCGGCCATCAACGTCGGCATCTCCGTGTCCCGCGTCGGCGGCGCCGCGCAGGTCAAGGCCATGAAGTCGGTCTCCGGCTCGCTGCGCACCTACCTCGCGCAGTACCGCGCCCTCGAGGCCTTCGCCATGTTCGCCTCCGACCTGGACGCGGCCAGCCGTGCCCAGCTCGCCCGCGGCGAGCGCCTGGTCGAGCTGCTCAAGCAGCCGCAGTACACGCCGTACCCCGTCGAGGAGCAGGTCGTCTCGATCTGGGCCGGCACGACCGGCAAGCTCGACGACGTCCCGGCGGAGGACGTGCTGCGCTTCGAGCAGGAGTTCATCGACCACCTGCGCCGCCACCAGCTGGTCCTGCCCGCCATCCGAGAGACGGGCAAGCTGGAGGACGACGCGATCGCCGAGCTCGAGCGTGCGGTCACCGAGGTCAAGCAGGGCTTCCGCGGCGGGAAGGGGCAGGCCATCGGCGCCCCCGGCCACGACGACGAGGTCTCCGCCATCGACGAGGACGACGTCAACCAGGAGCAGATCGTCCGCCAGAAGCGCTGA